The sequence below is a genomic window from Natronorubrum halophilum.
TGGTTTCAAGTTATCTGGAACTTATCGAGCACCGATACGGTGACGAACTCGACGAAGATGGTGAAGAGTTCCTCGACTACGCGATTGACGGATCGGAACGAATGAAAGAGATGATCCAGGGGCTGCTCGAATATTCACGTGTAGACACGCAGGGGGAACCGTTCGAGCCCGTTGATCTTGACGAGGTGCTTGCCAACGTTCGCAAGGATCTCGAACTACAGATCAATGAGTCCCACGCCACTATCGAAACCGGCGAATTACCACGTGTTGAGGGTGATGAGAGACAATTATACCAACTCTTTCAGAATCTCCTTTCGAACGCGATTGAGTATAATAGCGACGAACCGCCACGAATCGACGTTTCCGCTGAACGTGATGCCGAGAAATGGGTTATTTCGGTTTGTGATAACGGCATCGGGATCGATCCAAAGGATCAAGACCGCGTCTTCGAGGTATTCCAACGGCTTCACAGCCAAGAAGAGCATTCGGGGACGGGAATCGGACTCGCACTCTGTAAACGAATTGTCGAACGACATGACGGCGAGATTCAGATCGATTCCACAGCTGGCGAGGGGACGTCATTCACGTTTTCGTTACCAGCAGTGCTCAATAGTGCAGATAGCCACTCTACACAAAACGACTCAGTATCGACCTGAATAGTCTATTTTACTGCGTCGGTACATTAGCGGCCTGAAACAAACGCAGTTGGTGGTGCTGAACTCAATCTCTGTATTTAGCATGGTATTTATGACGCCTTCTGGAGATAGAGAGTGCCGCCCGGTAACGTCTCCACTGTACTTGCCGCGAGAAAGTTGAGTCGCCCTTAATTTTCTCCCGTCCTAAGGCTCTCCGCTAGCCGCTGTTATCACGGTCCCACCATCTGTAACAGTCACTCTCGAGCACTCAGCCGCGTGGTTTCTGCAGATCGGCCTTTCCTCGAGCGCGGCGCGCGCTCTGCGCGCCGCAAGATTACCCTGCCCCCTTAGGGGCACCTACGGTAGGGGTGCCTGCTAGTCGCGGTGCGTATACCGATCCCTGAAACGCCAGATTTAGGACCGTACGTACGCTTACTCTCCCGTCACCACATAGCCAGTTTTCGCTCCAACTCGCCCAAAACGGTCCGCTTTCGCTCGTTAACACGCTGGTGAAAGTGAAATACGCGTCAACGTGAGAACTTGTCTGAAATACCTGTATGATTCGGTGAAAGTTATCGACGAAACACGCGAGAAAAGACGTCTGCTGTAGCTATTCGACCGAGCAAACCGAACCGACGCAGGGTTATCTCAGTCGGCCCGGCAGCTCGTCAGCGCGAACCCGAACGTCGCGATCGTCGAGCCGATCGCGGTCGTACTCGAGCGCGATATCAGCGAGCGACGCACTCAGCGTCGCGAGGTACTGGAAGCCGATCTCGTCCGGATCACTGGCGCTATCAGGCGCTGGTTCGTCGTCGGTGCTCTGTTCCTCACGTTGTTCCTCACGGCGCTCAGTGCGTTCCTCAGCGCGTTCTTCCATGTCTTCGGGCATATCCTCCGGCCGCACTTCTCGAAGGATCTCGCGAGCCCGCTCGAGGAGCGCCTGGGAAACGAACACAACGAGTACCGGATTCCCAAGTCGTTTGACGACACCAGCTTCCGCGAGTCGAGCGACGTGATACCGGACCGTCGATCTCGCGAGCCCGGTCCGCTCCTGGAGACAGTCGTAACTCGCGCCGGTTTCCTCAGCGATCACGCGGAGGATATCGTAGACGGCCGTCGTGCTTTCCTTGAGCGCTTCCCGGTAGATATCCGTCGCCAAGTCTTCGTACCGGTTCTTGAGCATCTGACGGCGTCCTGTCGGACGTTCGAACTCCCACGGTGGAGAAGTCGGTCCGTCGAAGAAATCGTCGGCCACGAGGTCCGAGCGCTCGATACCGGCCCATTGCGCGTGCGTAGCGACGATCGCGCGGAGGTGATCCATCACCGTATCCCACTCGTCAATGTGGGGGAGTTCCCCACCGTTCACACCAGCGTAAGACGCTTCGAGCTTCGGGTGGTGGAACGGATCGTTTTTGGGCTTTTTGTGCCAGCCGTTCGCCTGGTACAGCTTCAGTTCCGTACTGTAGCGCTGCTCGTCGAACCCGAGCAAATACCATCGATCGGTTTCGACCTTCGCCTCGAGCCAGCCTTCTTGCTGGCGCCGCTGGTGAGCGTCGATCTCCGACTCGCCACCCCAGGCGACGAACTGCTTTGATTGTTCCATCGTCTCGACGACGGCGTTTTTCTTCGCGATCAAGAAGCGAATGTGCGCTTCGGCTCTCGCGAGTTTTCGCGCGTCGTCGACGCGATCGCGAAGGTCGAGCGCGTCGTTTCCGTACACCGCGAGAATCGCGTCATACATTCGGCGTTCGATCTCGTAGGGATCTTCTGCCCAGGTCGTCCACGCGAGCAACCGCGTTCCTTCTCCGTGTGGACACTCGAGCGGATCGCCGGACTTGTAGACCATATCACGGAACTGGGGCATGATCTCGACGTGTAACGCCAGCGGTGGCTTTCGAAGCGACCGCTCGCCGTTATCGTCTTCTGGTCCCCACTCGCGGAGCTTCAGGTGCT
It includes:
- a CDS encoding ATP-binding protein, giving the protein MRLWERFVGVIGGRNVIIALGGLYLILVIGWLLMPTSPQMTLANTLIVACFIGGSGALLLGGGYRLPRTDIHPRFYSTIAGWCLVSIGVMLAILALYNFQPGPGLSNPIRSVLMLTGFSSVAGYGVGTYAAQAKTRAHQLERQNCLLEQTQRQLEESNQRLEQFAYAASHDLQEPLRMVSSYLELIEHRYGDELDEDGEEFLDYAIDGSERMKEMIQGLLEYSRVDTQGEPFEPVDLDEVLANVRKDLELQINESHATIETGELPRVEGDERQLYQLFQNLLSNAIEYNSDEPPRIDVSAERDAEKWVISVCDNGIGIDPKDQDRVFEVFQRLHSQEEHSGTGIGLALCKRIVERHDGEIQIDSTAGEGTSFTFSLPAVLNSADSHSTQNDSVST
- a CDS encoding winged helix-turn-helix domain-containing protein — translated: MLTSSRWKAGTGRGDDYRAYYEQHLKLREWGPEDDNGERSLRKPPLALHVEIMPQFRDMVYKSGDPLECPHGEGTRLLAWTTWAEDPYEIERRMYDAILAVYGNDALDLRDRVDDARKLARAEAHIRFLIAKKNAVVETMEQSKQFVAWGGESEIDAHQRRQQEGWLEAKVETDRWYLLGFDEQRYSTELKLYQANGWHKKPKNDPFHHPKLEASYAGVNGGELPHIDEWDTVMDHLRAIVATHAQWAGIERSDLVADDFFDGPTSPPWEFERPTGRRQMLKNRYEDLATDIYREALKESTTAVYDILRVIAEETGASYDCLQERTGLARSTVRYHVARLAEAGVVKRLGNPVLVVFVSQALLERAREILREVRPEDMPEDMEERAEERTERREEQREEQSTDDEPAPDSASDPDEIGFQYLATLSASLADIALEYDRDRLDDRDVRVRADELPGRLR